Genomic segment of Falco peregrinus isolate bFalPer1 chromosome 5, bFalPer1.pri, whole genome shotgun sequence:
GTGGGGCAGGGTGCCTTTTAGCCCGGGTTACACGTGGCAGGGATctcttcttaatttttattgctgGAAAAATGTGCGTTGAGAGTGCGgcccctgcctggctggaaGGAGGGGGTGTTGCAGCACGGCGGCTTGGGCAGCATCCAGTGAGGGTGGTACTGGCAGGGCGCAATTTGGAAATCGGGTCAAACTCACCCAGCCTGTACCAGGAGCCCAGCACAGACTGGTAATGCGGGAGACAACGTGGCAGAGCATTGACGAGGGTTTAAACCTTGCAAGAAGAGGCTGGATCCAGTACCAGGAGACAGCCCAGCCTCGTAGGTGCTCACCCTCCCAGACTCATCCATGGGGGGAGGCTCTGCCATGGCGGGGATGAATCATGTGGGATCTCCATCACCTTCTGCCAAGGGCTCAGCCCTGGCCACAGCATCTTCAAACCACTGCTGTGGGGCTGAATCATGTGGGGTCTCTCTCCATCACCTTCTGCCGagggctcagccttggccacaGCATCTTCACACCACTGTTGTGGGGCTGAATCATGTGGGATCTCTCGCCATCACCCTCTGCCGAGGGCTCAGCCTCGGCCACAGCATCTTCAAACCACTGCTGCGCTGTGCTGCCCGGCCAGGCTCTCCCTGCTCTCAGCCTCCAAGCTTCACCGCGCAGGTGTTGCCCCCCTCATCGGCAGGTATTCCCCCCCAAATCATCATAGCATCAGCCCTCGTGGTGGCTGGGTTAGCCCTCCACCAGCAGCTCGCTCAGTGCGTTAGAGACAAACTTTCAGGGGGAACCAGAGCTGCATCCAGGAGCACCGAGCCCTCGCGGATCCTCTGGGAGACCCTGGTTCTGAAGAGGAGATGCTGCCTGGGAGCATCCCTCCTTTCTCACTTTtgttgcctgtgctgctgcaactTGGGACTTGTCCACATAGGGCTGAGCTGGAAAACCAGTCCAATAACTGGGCAGTGGCTCTGGCCACCAGTTGAATCTCCCTAAACCCTGGCTGCCCTTCTCTTGGCAGCGAGCAGCTCTGAGGCCGGGCACTGCCCTTCCCGAGCTGCACCGAGTTCATGGAATGAGGGTCCTTTCGATTCTGTGTCTCCTGGTCTGGGCTGACCCTCATCCTCTTCACCTTCGCTGccttgatttaaagaatcaatTAGCAATATTCGAGTGAgcagaggttatctttattcggcagcgctgggtgcatgggggatcactccaccaaagtcatgcaccgcgaggggatttttcagtcccctctttatacaagcaactcatacatattcattaattttccatgaattcatttacatattcattacaattccagGAACTCATTTACATAGCTCACTAAACTAGTGACCATGATTTAATTCCTTGTCTTTGCCACGTTGtataaacaacaggaacttaGGACCAGATAGCCTTTTTAAAGGTGACAAATCCAAGGACTTAGCAATTAGTACATCCCTCATGTTAGCAAGAAGGGCCCTTGGATGTTTCCCAACTTTCAGATAAACGTAAGTACATCATCCTATAGATAAGTGGTACATCATTCATCATTCACCCTCCCTTGCGCCTCGGTGGCAGTGGCAGCCCAGCCGCAGGCAGCCCAGCGCTGCAGGATCCCGTGTCCCCCGGGATTTTCTGGAGGTTCACGAGGGGCTGAGTGGCCCCGGAGCGAGGCCTGGGGAATGTTGTGGGATTGGTGGTGGGTTTAGGACCCTCTGCTGAAAAAGCTGGCTCAAAACCCCCGGCcctgctgggagaggctgggccGCAGCCGGGAGGGTTCGCAGAGATACTGGGGGGCTCAGCGTGGGGGATGAGGGGCAGCCCCAGTGCCATGCGGGGCCAGTCCCACCCTCTGGGCTCCTGTCCCCCCTCCACCATGTGGACAGCCTGTCTGAGGGCTCCTGTCCCCCCACCACCATGGGGACAGCCTGTCTGAAGGTTCATGTCCCCTCTTCAGTGTAGGGACAGCCCGTCTGAAGGCTCCTGTCACCCCACCACCATGGGGACAGCCCCTCTGAGGGTTCCTGTCCCCCCTCCAGCACGGAGACAGCCCGTCTGAAGGTTCATGTCCCCTCTCCACCATGGGGACAGCCTGTCCCGGCTCCGGCCGGGGCCGCACGCCTGCGGGCCGAGGCGCGGGCGGGGCCGTTGCCATGGCAACGCCGCCCGGCTCAGGCAGCGCCGCGGGCACCCGGCCCAGCTCCCGGGGTCCTTCGAGGCGCGGTGGCGCGGCCGCGCGTGCGCAGCGGGGGGTGACTTTGAGGGCGGCGGGATGCTGAGCAAGCTGGTGGGGCCGCGCTAcgtgcagctgctgcagaactgGTGAGGCCCGGGCCGGGCTGCGCCCCCCGCTGCGGCCTGCGCTGTCCCGTCCCCTCCCCCGGCCGCGGCCTGCAGCCCGCGCTGTGTCGTGTGTGTCGTCGCGTCCCCACTTCCCCGCCCGGTGCTGCTGTCCTGTCGTGTGtcggcccccccccccccccgcccggcgctGTCGTGTTGTCTTcgagccccccccccctccccggagCTGTCcgtctccccctgccctgtccccagccccccgcgCACTGAAGGGACATCCCGAGCTCCTTGCCACCCCCTGCGGCTGGTGCCCCCCACCCGTGTCCCCGTGAGGGCCGCTggccccgggctgggggggggcgcaggggtCCTCCCCCGTGCTCCGGCTGCTTGAGTGTGGCAGGccagggcagcctgcaggcCGAGTGAGGGGACACGGGCTGTCACAGTGGGATAGTTAAATAAGTGTCTTTTCTTACCTTGGCAATgcccttttaaataaaagcatattaGCCTCTTCCTGTTAAGTGTCTTGACCACTCTGGGCACTAATACTTTTCTCTGTGTGAGATTCAAGACATCTGCCGGGCATTTTTCTCGATGGCAATGACTTTCCCCGGTACCTCCTTCAGCACTTGCCCAACCTTTCCCAGTGGAGAATTAATGTCGTTTACCTGCacgtgtgtgtgtctctctctttttaggACTCCCACCCTCATTACGTGGGGTGGTGTAGCTGGTACTGGTTTAATATGGTTCACAGACTGGAAGCTGGTTCTTCAGTATGTTCCCTACATCAGTGGCAAGTTTAAAACTGAAGACTAAGCTTCCCTCTAATGGTAAGTTTTGTTTGTGCATCTCTTTGCTTAAGCGGTAGCATGACATTAATGTGTCCTCTTTGGCCAGGGCACAATCTTATTGTTGGTCCAAACCAGACCTGCTCAGTTTGATTGTTCAGGGCATTTTTTAgggatttgttttgttgtttttttttcatctggcCTTACAGAGCACCAGGAGGATGCAAGAATATGTTTTTCAAGTGATTATTTTGCAAGCAATGGATTTTTCACAACTTTAATAGGTTCTTGAAGTTAAATCAGGTGTTCTGCAGTAATTTGGAACTTGGCCGGTCTGTTTACTTCTGTTCCCTTCCGTTCCTAGGTAGAACAGCTTCAAGCTCATGACTAGTTTTGTTGCTAGGCAAATTCAGActcctttctgttctttgtaaCTGTTATCAAAAGTTGAACGTTCAGAGCTGGTTGCTGTGTACCACAAATTA
This window contains:
- the LOC129784636 gene encoding cytochrome b-c1 complex subunit 10, which translates into the protein MLSKLVGPRYVQLLQNWTPTLITWGGVAGTGLIWFTDWKLVLQYVPYISGKFKTED